Proteins encoded together in one Impatiens glandulifera chromosome 1, dImpGla2.1, whole genome shotgun sequence window:
- the LOC124919807 gene encoding nuclear transport factor 2-like isoform X2, translating to MATSVQPPVPQVVGNAFVQQYYHILHQSPSLVHQFYQDISQLGRPSVDGSMTITTTMEAIDAKILSQNYSELTPEIKTVDAQESCNGGVHVLVTGCLVGKDNVIQNFTQTFFLATQEKGYFVLNDMLRYTGDANNSTEITVSSNNVVDRSASAPQQVESEQIVVPVNVETSVDAADNGEVVVVKEEVPVAKVVVEVPNEPLKKVVSDSKVQEPKKSYASIVMVMKGNGPAISSPTPAPRKIAPKIQEQQANLVQASVSAAEIPLSGPGAAEDANNQETEADGYSIYIKGLPLTANPGLLEEEFKKFGTIKSGGIQVRSKQGFCFGFVEFEAASAVEKAIEASPITIGGRQVFVQEKMSNNNSHVNNRGGRFQGGRMSGFRNEGPRGGGGGRGNYGRGGGYNNSRGDFNGRNDFGNNNNRGGNWGGFPNRGAGGGGNNGSRVNHSGGFNGGGGGGGEAKATTAMPHVSATA from the exons ATGGCGACTTCGGTTCAACCGCCCGTTCCTCAAGTT GTCGGTAATGCTTTTGTTCAGCAGTACTACCATATACTGCATCAGTCTCCGTCCCTTGTTCATCAATTTTATCAGGATATCAGCCAACTTGGCCGTCCTTCTGTTGATGGGTCCATGACCATTACTACTACTATGGAG GCTATTGATGCAAAGATATTGTCTCAAAACTATTCTGAGTTGACACCTGAGATTAAGACTGTGGATGCACAAGAATCTTGTAATGGTGGTGTTCATGTTCTTGTAACGGGTTGTCTGGTGGGGAAGGACAACGTAATTCAGAACTTCACTCAAACCTTTTTCCTTGCGACACAAGAGAAAGGGTACTTTGTCTTGAATGACATGTTACGCTACACAGGGGATGCAAACAATTCGACTGAAATCACTGTCTCCTCCAATAATGTGGTGGATAGATCAGCATCAGCTCCACAACAAG TGGAGAGTGAACAGATTGTTGTTCCAGTAAATGTGGAAACTTCTGTAGACGCTGCTGATAATGGAGAGGTAGTGGTTGTAAAGGAGGAGGTTCCCGTTGCTAAAGTTGTGGTTGAAGTACCAAATGAGCCTCTGAAAAAGGTTGTATCCGACTCCAAAGTCCAGGAGCCAAAGAAGTCTTATGCTTCCATT GTCATGGTCATGAAGGGAAATGGACCAGCTATTTCATCTCCTACTCCTGCTCCTCGTAAAATCGCCCCTAAGATCCAAGAACAGCAGGCCAATCTTGTACAAGCATCAGTTTCAGCAGCTGAAATTCCCTTGTCTGGGCCAGGTGCTGCTGAAGATGCGAATAACCAAGAGACTGAAG CTGATGGTTACTCAATTTACATCAAGGGCCTGCCTTTAACTGCAAACCCTGGCCTTCTTGAGGAAGAATTCAAGAAGTTTGGAACAATTAAAAGTGGTGGGATTCAAGTTAGAAGTAAA CAAGGGTTTTGTTTTGGCTTTGTGGAATTTGAGGCTGCCTCTGCAGTTGAAAAAGCAATTGAG GCTTCCCCAATAACGATTGGTGGGCGTCAGGTTTTTGTCCAGGAAAAGATGTCCAACAATAACTCCCATG TCAACAATAGGGGAGGGAGATTTCAAGGAGGAAGAATGTCTGGATTTAGGAACGAAGGaccaagaggaggaggaggagggcGAGGGAACTATGGTAGAGGAGGAGGTTATAATAATTCAAGAGGTGATTTCAATGGTAGGAATGATTTTGGTAACAATAATAATAGGGGTGGCAATTGGGGAGGTTTCCCGAACCGAGGTGCTGGTGGTGGTGGCAATAATGGAAGCCGTGTAAATCATTCTGGCGGGTTtaatggtggtggtggtggtggtggagaagCTAAAGCCACAACCGCCATGCCCCATGTTTCTGCAACAGCTTGA
- the LOC124919807 gene encoding nuclear transport factor 2-like isoform X1 translates to MATSVQPPVPQVVGNAFVQQYYHILHQSPSLVHQFYQDISQLGRPSVDGSMTITTTMEAIDAKILSQNYSELTPEIKTVDAQESCNGGVHVLVTGCLVGKDNVIQNFTQTFFLATQEKGYFVLNDMLRYTGDANNSTEITVSSNNVVDRSASAPQQVPSPVVESEQIVVPVNVETSVDAADNGEVVVVKEEVPVAKVVVEVPNEPLKKVVSDSKVQEPKKSYASIVMVMKGNGPAISSPTPAPRKIAPKIQEQQANLVQASVSAAEIPLSGPGAAEDANNQETEADGYSIYIKGLPLTANPGLLEEEFKKFGTIKSGGIQVRSKQGFCFGFVEFEAASAVEKAIEASPITIGGRQVFVQEKMSNNNSHVNNRGGRFQGGRMSGFRNEGPRGGGGGRGNYGRGGGYNNSRGDFNGRNDFGNNNNRGGNWGGFPNRGAGGGGNNGSRVNHSGGFNGGGGGGGEAKATTAMPHVSATA, encoded by the exons ATGGCGACTTCGGTTCAACCGCCCGTTCCTCAAGTT GTCGGTAATGCTTTTGTTCAGCAGTACTACCATATACTGCATCAGTCTCCGTCCCTTGTTCATCAATTTTATCAGGATATCAGCCAACTTGGCCGTCCTTCTGTTGATGGGTCCATGACCATTACTACTACTATGGAG GCTATTGATGCAAAGATATTGTCTCAAAACTATTCTGAGTTGACACCTGAGATTAAGACTGTGGATGCACAAGAATCTTGTAATGGTGGTGTTCATGTTCTTGTAACGGGTTGTCTGGTGGGGAAGGACAACGTAATTCAGAACTTCACTCAAACCTTTTTCCTTGCGACACAAGAGAAAGGGTACTTTGTCTTGAATGACATGTTACGCTACACAGGGGATGCAAACAATTCGACTGAAATCACTGTCTCCTCCAATAATGTGGTGGATAGATCAGCATCAGCTCCACAACAAG TTCCTTCTCCTGTAGTGGAGAGTGAACAGATTGTTGTTCCAGTAAATGTGGAAACTTCTGTAGACGCTGCTGATAATGGAGAGGTAGTGGTTGTAAAGGAGGAGGTTCCCGTTGCTAAAGTTGTGGTTGAAGTACCAAATGAGCCTCTGAAAAAGGTTGTATCCGACTCCAAAGTCCAGGAGCCAAAGAAGTCTTATGCTTCCATT GTCATGGTCATGAAGGGAAATGGACCAGCTATTTCATCTCCTACTCCTGCTCCTCGTAAAATCGCCCCTAAGATCCAAGAACAGCAGGCCAATCTTGTACAAGCATCAGTTTCAGCAGCTGAAATTCCCTTGTCTGGGCCAGGTGCTGCTGAAGATGCGAATAACCAAGAGACTGAAG CTGATGGTTACTCAATTTACATCAAGGGCCTGCCTTTAACTGCAAACCCTGGCCTTCTTGAGGAAGAATTCAAGAAGTTTGGAACAATTAAAAGTGGTGGGATTCAAGTTAGAAGTAAA CAAGGGTTTTGTTTTGGCTTTGTGGAATTTGAGGCTGCCTCTGCAGTTGAAAAAGCAATTGAG GCTTCCCCAATAACGATTGGTGGGCGTCAGGTTTTTGTCCAGGAAAAGATGTCCAACAATAACTCCCATG TCAACAATAGGGGAGGGAGATTTCAAGGAGGAAGAATGTCTGGATTTAGGAACGAAGGaccaagaggaggaggaggagggcGAGGGAACTATGGTAGAGGAGGAGGTTATAATAATTCAAGAGGTGATTTCAATGGTAGGAATGATTTTGGTAACAATAATAATAGGGGTGGCAATTGGGGAGGTTTCCCGAACCGAGGTGCTGGTGGTGGTGGCAATAATGGAAGCCGTGTAAATCATTCTGGCGGGTTtaatggtggtggtggtggtggtggagaagCTAAAGCCACAACCGCCATGCCCCATGTTTCTGCAACAGCTTGA
- the LOC124919808 gene encoding putative metallophosphoesterase At3g03305 translates to MGIVFMIFSLLLFVSMPAGSFKAEHILDDPKSEIIDVVGGPEDVIWVVQLSDLHFSVHNPERAQDFKELIGPALSLVNPSLVLLTGDLTDGKSKDMLVMKQDETEWVEYQNTLKHVVEESGLNKNIFYDLRGNHDSFGMPAVGFPSDFYSRYSVNAQLGRSGLVNALTLQNGARKVLFLGLDTASKVELRGPTNLFGHPTDSLLAEIDSKLSQWDTKSSEPVTKIAFGHFPLSFSAASESGITLKDIFLNHSLSAYLCGHLHTKFGKNLKRHHYSTDSILFSPKIQNNNVLKENCSSSPVKEFWEWEMGDWRKSKVMRILAVDRGHVSFLDIDFQLGARKTIVFPTFPLDSRFMSNECSQDLSSYMTIRALVFSVFPIESVTVRIHDLSSGNLHIVLEESMTNSASDSSSTGNLYMAPWNFKAFEDPSPNRFWLQIEVIDINGESTLTELRPFSINGLSSKFSWTWKEFLVMGCQWDALYYPMLWSFYFVILSVLIIPKVFLMFSKRQYSFKNFKGEKTFLNGIIWILSEMYEVPFVWSSTLSYLFYLILFPWIYGRVFSDEKTRGYMTYKGWVLKSDNDIRNITFVGSPDIIVVVLPHLLLMVLPSILVSIGLAAERTAYREYVHSQSGKKADDNRNGSSNGFVGSRWIRKLLVLAYAAICWKHFKRCRALVKAYEMNPLIHFPIYSFFVPILLAHVIYKTMKIS, encoded by the exons ATGGGTATCGTGTTTATGATattctctcttctcttgtttGTCTCTATGCCCGCTGGTTCTTTCAAAGCTGAACACATTTTGGATGATCCGAAGAGCGAGATTATAGATGTGGTAGGAGGTCCAGAAGATGTCATCTGGGTCGTTCAGCTTTCTGACCTCCATTTCAGTGTTCATAATCCCGAGCGAGCTCAAGACTTTAAGGAACTAATCGGTCCTGCTCTTTCCTTGGTTAACCCTTCATTGGTCCTTTTAACTGGAGATCTCACAG ATGGGAAAAGTAAAGATATGCTGGTAATGAAACAAGATGAAACTGAATGGGTTGAATACCAGAATACGCTGAAACATGTTGTTGAAGAAAGTGGACTCAACAAGaacattttttatgatttaagaGGAAATCATGACAGTTTTGGTATGCCTGCTGTTGGCTTTCCTTCAGATTTCTATTCAAGATATAGTGTTAATGCACAGTTGGGTAGAAGTGGCCTGGTCAATGCTTTAACTCTTCAG AATGGTGCGAGGAAAGTTTTATTTCTTGGATTAGATACTGCATCGAAAGTCGAGTTGCGTGGGCCTACTAATCTCTTTGGACACCCAACTGACAGTTTATTAGCCGAAATAGATTCAAAACTCTCTCAGTGGGATACTAAATCTTCAGAACCAGTTACCAAGATTGCGTTTGGTCATTTCCCACTATCATTTTCAGCAGCATCAGAATCAGGGATCACCCTGAAGGACATTTTCCTCAACCATTCTCTATCTGCTTACTTATGTGGACATTTGCATACTAAATTTGGTAAGAATTTGAAGAGGCATCACTATTCAACTGATTCCATCTTATTTTCCCCTAAAATCCAGAACAATAATGTACTTAAAGAGAACTGTTCCTCTTCACCTGTTAAAGAATTCTGGGAATGGGAAATGGGTGATTGGAGGAAGAGTAAAGTTATGCGTATTTTGGCTGTTGACAGAGGACACGTCTCGTTTCTTGACATTGACTTCCAGTTAGGAGCTAGAAAGACCATCGTTTTTCCAACTTTTCCTCTAGATTCACGTTTCATGTCAAATGAATGTTCTCAGGACCTTTCATCCTATATGACAATAAGAGCTTTGGTTTTTTCTGTTTTCCCTATTGAATCAGTGACGGTTAGAATCCACGATTTGAGTTCAGGCAATCTTCATattgttttggaagaatcaaTGACAAATAGTGCTTCCGATTCTTCCTCAACAGGAAATCTATATATGGCTCCCTGGAATTTCAAAGCTTTTGAGGATCCATCTCCCAATAGATTTTGGTTACAAATTGAGGTCATTGACATTAATGGAGAATCAACTTTGACTGAACTTAGGCCATTTTCCATCAATGGCCTTAGCTCTAAGTTCTCATGGACTTGGAAAGAGTTCTTGGTCATGGGTTGTCAATGGGATGCTTTATATTACCCAATGCTATGGTCCTTCTATTTTGTTATTCTATCCGTTCTTATTATTCCAAAGGTGTTCCTTATGTTTTCAAAGAGGCAATACAGTTTTAAGAACTTCAAAGGTGAAAAAACCTTTTTGAACGGCATAATTTGGATTTTAAGCGAGATGTATGAGGTTCCTTTTGTATGGTCAAGTACTTTAAGCTATCTCTTCTACCTCATACTTTTCCCTTGGATTTATGGACGTGTCTTTTCAGATGAGAAGACTCGAGGATATATGACTTACAAAGGTTGGGTTCTCAAGTCAGATAATGATATCAGAAATATTACATTTGTTGGATCTCCAGATATAATAGTAGTTGTTCTTCCCCATCTATTGTTGATGGTGCTGCCTTCTATTTTGGTGAGCATAGGATTGGCTGCTGAAAGGACTGCATATCGAGAATATGTTCATTCTCAATCGGGCAAGAAAGCAGATGATAATAGAAATGGAAGCTCTAATGGTTTTGTTGGGAGTCGGTGGATTAGGAAACTTCTAGTTTTGGCTTATGCTGCAATTTGTTGGAAACATTTCAAG AGGTGCAGAGCACTTGTGAAAGCATATGAGATGAACCCACTTATCCATTTTCCTATTTACAGTTTCTTTGTACCCATATTGTTGGCTCATGTCATTTACAAAACCATGAAGATCTCTTGA